Proteins from a single region of Longimicrobium sp.:
- a CDS encoding NAD(P) transhydrogenase subunit alpha, producing MPTLIGVPRETARGERRVALVPETVTRLVSAGFEVVVESGAGLGAYHDDGAYLAAGARVGDRAAALGADVVACVAAPDGLNLLRPDAALVGMLRPLDDVEGMRRLARTGVMAIALEMVPRITRAQKMDALSAMATVAGYRAVLLAAEALPRFFPLLTTAAGTVRPAKVLVLGAGVAGLQAIATARRLGAQVSAYDVRAAAAEEARSLGAKFVELALDTAGTEGAGGYAAALDEERQRRQVELLGQHVAASDVVICTALVPGRRAPLLVSGDAVLAMAPGSVVVDLAAPNGGNCALTQPGTWVQAGGARVLGPLNVAAEMPMHASQMYARTLAALVTEFTREGRFDPDPADEIFRSACITRGGEIVHERVRALA from the coding sequence ATGCCCACCCTCATAGGCGTACCGCGCGAGACGGCGCGGGGCGAGCGACGCGTAGCGCTGGTCCCGGAGACGGTCACGCGCCTCGTGAGCGCCGGCTTCGAGGTGGTGGTGGAGAGCGGCGCGGGGCTGGGCGCGTACCACGACGACGGCGCGTACCTGGCGGCGGGCGCGCGCGTCGGCGACCGGGCGGCGGCGCTGGGGGCGGACGTGGTGGCGTGCGTGGCGGCGCCCGACGGCCTCAACCTCCTGCGCCCGGACGCGGCGCTGGTGGGGATGCTGCGGCCGCTGGACGACGTCGAAGGGATGCGGCGGCTCGCGCGCACCGGGGTGATGGCGATCGCGCTGGAGATGGTGCCGCGCATCACCCGCGCGCAGAAGATGGACGCCCTCTCCGCCATGGCCACGGTGGCCGGCTACCGCGCCGTGCTGCTGGCGGCCGAGGCGCTCCCGCGCTTCTTCCCCCTCCTCACCACGGCCGCGGGGACGGTGCGGCCCGCAAAGGTGCTGGTGCTGGGCGCGGGGGTCGCGGGGCTGCAGGCGATCGCCACCGCGCGCAGGCTGGGCGCGCAGGTCTCCGCGTACGACGTGCGCGCCGCCGCGGCCGAGGAGGCGCGCTCCCTGGGCGCGAAGTTCGTGGAGCTGGCGCTGGACACCGCCGGCACCGAGGGGGCGGGCGGGTACGCCGCGGCGCTGGACGAGGAACGCCAGCGTCGCCAGGTGGAGCTGCTCGGCCAGCACGTGGCCGCGTCGGACGTGGTGATCTGCACGGCGCTCGTCCCCGGGCGGCGCGCGCCGCTGCTGGTGTCGGGCGATGCGGTGCTGGCGATGGCGCCCGGCTCGGTGGTGGTGGACCTGGCCGCGCCCAACGGGGGGAACTGCGCCCTCACCCAGCCGGGCACGTGGGTGCAGGCGGGCGGGGCGCGCGTGCTGGGGCCGCTCAACGTCGCCGCCGAGATGCCGATGCACGCCAGCCAGATGTACGCCCGCACCCTGGCGGCGCTGGTCACCGAGTTCACCCGCGAGGGGCGCTTCGACCCCGACCCCGCGGACGAGATCTTTCGCTCCGCCTGCATCACCCGCGGCGGCGAGATCGTGCACGAGCGCGTCCGCGCGCTCGCCTGA
- a CDS encoding NAD(P) transhydrogenase subunit alpha — protein sequence MLETLLIVFVLAAFVGAEVIGKVPQTLHTPLMSGSNAISGITVVGALVLAGMAEGPLARWLGFVALVLAMVNVVGGFLVTDRMLQMFRKKDAP from the coding sequence ATGCTCGAAACGCTCCTGATCGTCTTCGTGCTGGCGGCCTTCGTGGGGGCGGAGGTCATCGGCAAGGTGCCCCAGACGCTGCACACCCCGCTGATGTCCGGCTCCAACGCCATCAGCGGGATCACGGTGGTGGGCGCGCTGGTGCTGGCCGGGATGGCGGAGGGTCCGCTCGCCCGCTGGCTCGGCTTCGTGGCGCTGGTGCTGGCGATGGTGAACGTAGTGGGCGGCTTCCTGGTGACCGACCGGATGCTGCAGATGTTCAGGAAGAAGGATGCCCCATGA
- a CDS encoding NAD(P)(+) transhydrogenase (Re/Si-specific) subunit beta: MSTVVNLAYLLAACLFIVGLKRLGSPATARAGNQIAAVGMLVAVVATLLVGRILAPWMIVAGLALGTALGAVLARRVQMTEMPEMVAALNGLGGAASALVAWAEVTRYQAAAREGLAGAGFAAHGLGALDAALVVSVLLSVLIGAVTFSGSAVAYGKLNGKLPGNPVSFRGMRVVTALLAAVLVLAGAYSLWALGDSAYNPGPLAMAVAATAAAALVLGVLLVIPIGGADMPVVVALLNSYSGLAAAANGFVLRNHALLVSGALVGASGIILSRIMCQAMNRSLFSVLVGGFGGDAGEGSTKSAAGLSVRTIAPDDAAVLLGYAGQVVIVPGYGLAVAQAQHVARELSELLMARGATVRYAIHPVAGRMPGHMNVLLAEANVPYDHLFEMDEINEQLARTDVVLVIGANDVVNPAARTDPASPIYGMPILNVDHARNVIVLKRSMAAGYSGVENDLFYLPNTAMLFGDAKKSLEALVAEVKIV, from the coding sequence ATGAGCACCGTCGTCAACCTGGCGTACCTGCTGGCGGCCTGCCTCTTCATCGTGGGCCTCAAGCGGCTCGGCTCGCCGGCCACCGCGCGCGCCGGCAACCAGATCGCCGCGGTGGGGATGCTGGTCGCCGTCGTCGCCACGCTGCTGGTGGGCCGCATCCTGGCGCCGTGGATGATCGTGGCGGGGCTGGCGCTGGGCACCGCGCTCGGCGCCGTCCTGGCCAGGCGGGTGCAGATGACGGAGATGCCGGAGATGGTCGCCGCGCTCAACGGGCTGGGCGGGGCGGCCTCGGCGCTGGTGGCGTGGGCGGAGGTGACGCGCTACCAGGCCGCCGCGCGCGAGGGGCTCGCCGGCGCCGGCTTCGCCGCGCACGGGCTGGGGGCGCTGGATGCGGCGCTCGTCGTATCGGTGCTGCTGAGCGTGCTGATTGGCGCCGTGACCTTTTCCGGGAGCGCGGTGGCGTACGGCAAGCTGAACGGCAAGCTTCCCGGCAACCCGGTGTCGTTTCGGGGGATGCGGGTCGTCACGGCGCTGCTGGCGGCGGTGCTGGTGCTGGCCGGCGCGTACTCGCTGTGGGCCCTGGGCGACTCGGCGTACAACCCGGGGCCGCTGGCGATGGCGGTGGCGGCCACGGCGGCGGCGGCGCTGGTGCTGGGGGTGCTGCTGGTGATCCCCATCGGCGGGGCGGACATGCCGGTGGTGGTGGCGCTCCTCAACTCGTACTCCGGGCTCGCCGCGGCGGCCAACGGCTTCGTCCTGCGCAACCACGCCCTCCTGGTGAGCGGCGCGCTGGTGGGCGCGTCGGGGATCATCCTCAGCCGCATCATGTGCCAGGCGATGAACCGCTCGCTCTTCAGCGTGCTGGTGGGCGGCTTCGGCGGCGACGCGGGCGAGGGGAGCACGAAGTCCGCCGCCGGGCTTTCCGTGCGCACCATCGCGCCAGACGACGCGGCGGTGCTGCTGGGGTACGCGGGGCAGGTGGTGATCGTGCCCGGCTACGGGCTGGCGGTGGCGCAGGCGCAGCACGTGGCGCGCGAGCTGAGCGAGCTGCTCATGGCCCGCGGCGCCACCGTGCGCTACGCCATCCACCCCGTCGCCGGGCGCATGCCGGGGCACATGAACGTGCTGCTGGCCGAGGCCAACGTGCCGTACGACCACCTCTTCGAGATGGACGAGATCAACGAGCAGCTCGCCCGCACCGACGTGGTGCTGGTGATCGGCGCCAACGACGTGGTGAACCCGGCCGCGCGCACCGATCCCGCCAGCCCCATCTACGGGATGCCGATCCTGAACGTGGACCACGCCAGGAACGTCATCGTCCTCAAGCGGAGCATGGCGGCCGGGTACTCCGGCGTGGAGAACGACCTCTTCTACCTCCCCAACACCGCAATGCTCTTTGGCGACGCCAAGAAGTCGCTGGAGGCGCTGGTGGCGGAGGTGAAAATCGTGTGA
- a CDS encoding multicopper oxidase domain-containing protein: MIAFRTWVLPALALAVAACGGEGEGGAEGAGDTTTAAVSPAPAPSATTPPTTPAESTMTGQSSATTPVQLTALNNSGVTGQAQIMEHGAAETMVTVTLQGQGSGTHPGHIHSGTCDQLGPVVAPLQSVAMASGTGTSTSTVKVSMGTVMNGQHVVNFHAGAGANPMAPVACGAIPAHGSGGHGA, translated from the coding sequence ATGATCGCGTTCCGGACATGGGTGTTGCCCGCGCTTGCGCTGGCGGTTGCTGCTTGCGGGGGCGAGGGTGAAGGCGGTGCCGAAGGCGCGGGGGATACCACGACCGCCGCCGTGTCGCCGGCGCCGGCGCCCAGCGCCACCACTCCGCCGACCACGCCCGCGGAGAGCACGATGACGGGGCAGAGCTCGGCCACCACTCCCGTGCAGCTGACGGCGCTCAACAACTCGGGGGTCACCGGGCAGGCGCAGATCATGGAGCACGGCGCCGCCGAAACGATGGTGACCGTCACCCTCCAGGGGCAGGGGAGCGGGACGCACCCTGGCCACATTCACTCGGGGACGTGCGACCAGCTCGGGCCGGTGGTGGCACCGCTGCAGAGCGTCGCCATGGCGAGCGGCACCGGCACTTCCACCAGCACCGTCAAGGTGTCGATGGGGACGGTGATGAACGGGCAGCACGTGGTGAACTTCCACGCCGGCGCGGGGGCGAACCCGATGGCGCCCGTGGCGTGCGGCGCCATTCCCGCGCACGGGTCGGGCGGGCACGGGGCGTAA
- a CDS encoding serine/threonine-protein kinase has product MSSGFEELLTGRTLVKRYTIREVIGRGGFAVVYCADDLRLGRPSAVKVLSIPAPTPELREHMRARFEREARAAAALPHHPNVVPVYDFGTDPETGIDFIVMELLRGENVAAYLAREGRPPLPLALRILRDGAEGIAVGHRAGLIHRDIKPANLFLAEAQGDQPFRVCVLDFGIARLTADDDDGSMTRTRGAAPLSPAYASPEQLRGDLTLTPATDVYALGVVGYQLLTGKKPFGADRDSVSSSSLQPIRELNPQVTPELAAVIERAMLPEPGARFKDAGEFAAALDASENADDSGTLIATSLPPIMDDDERTVIAPIPVAVPMPAAAPVQHAAPPAAPPPPRDTPAPPPPRRKRPAWMLVLPILLLGLVAGLWAMNQGGGDVDRSPGVPADSVRTTGGEPQDDPGDEPLPVDPGPTQPAEDPGGGEPVQVSPAPINPDGGGNAPVITEPAPQPGAPAPQPGQVVPRPAPGQPVQRQPVQRPRPNLPPQRQAPRRPVPQQPQPQQPQPQPPQPQPVPPQPQPQPPAPQPVPPQPQPQPPAPTPPTPPRDTIVLPPAPPPPPPSPPSGGTAGGSGTTPVGPQ; this is encoded by the coding sequence ATGTCTTCAGGGTTCGAAGAGCTGCTCACCGGCCGCACGCTGGTGAAGCGGTACACGATAAGAGAGGTGATCGGCCGCGGCGGCTTCGCCGTGGTCTACTGCGCCGACGACCTGCGGCTGGGGCGCCCCAGCGCGGTCAAGGTGCTCTCCATTCCCGCGCCCACGCCCGAGCTCCGCGAGCACATGCGCGCCCGCTTCGAGCGCGAGGCGCGCGCGGCCGCCGCCCTGCCGCACCATCCCAACGTGGTGCCGGTCTACGACTTCGGGACCGATCCGGAGACGGGGATCGACTTCATCGTGATGGAGCTGCTGCGCGGCGAGAACGTGGCCGCCTACCTGGCGCGCGAAGGGCGCCCTCCCCTGCCGCTGGCGCTGCGCATCCTGCGCGACGGTGCCGAGGGGATCGCCGTGGGGCACCGCGCGGGGCTGATCCACCGCGACATAAAGCCGGCGAACCTCTTCCTGGCCGAGGCGCAGGGGGACCAGCCGTTCCGCGTGTGCGTGCTGGACTTCGGCATCGCGCGGCTGACGGCGGACGACGACGACGGGTCGATGACGCGCACCCGCGGCGCCGCGCCGCTCTCGCCGGCGTACGCATCGCCGGAGCAGCTGCGTGGCGACCTGACGCTGACCCCCGCGACCGACGTGTACGCGCTGGGCGTGGTGGGCTACCAGCTCCTCACCGGAAAGAAGCCGTTCGGCGCGGATCGCGATTCCGTCTCGTCCTCGTCGCTGCAGCCGATCCGCGAGCTGAACCCGCAGGTGACGCCCGAGCTGGCGGCGGTGATCGAGCGCGCGATGCTCCCGGAGCCGGGGGCCCGCTTCAAGGACGCGGGGGAGTTCGCGGCGGCGCTGGACGCATCGGAGAACGCGGACGACAGCGGCACGCTGATCGCCACCTCGTTGCCGCCCATCATGGACGACGACGAGCGGACGGTGATCGCGCCCATCCCCGTCGCCGTGCCGATGCCGGCCGCGGCGCCGGTGCAGCACGCGGCGCCGCCCGCGGCTCCCCCACCGCCGCGCGACACCCCCGCCCCGCCCCCGCCGCGCCGCAAGCGGCCGGCGTGGATGCTGGTGCTGCCGATTCTGCTCCTCGGCCTGGTGGCGGGGCTGTGGGCGATGAACCAGGGCGGCGGCGACGTGGACCGGTCGCCCGGCGTGCCGGCCGACTCCGTAAGAACGACCGGCGGCGAGCCCCAAGACGATCCGGGCGACGAGCCGCTCCCCGTGGATCCGGGTCCCACGCAGCCCGCGGAAGATCCGGGCGGCGGCGAGCCGGTGCAGGTGTCCCCCGCGCCGATCAACCCGGATGGCGGCGGCAACGCGCCGGTGATCACCGAGCCGGCACCCCAGCCCGGCGCTCCGGCACCGCAGCCGGGACAGGTGGTGCCGCGGCCGGCGCCCGGACAGCCCGTGCAGCGCCAGCCGGTGCAGCGTCCGCGCCCCAACCTGCCGCCGCAGCGACAGGCGCCACGCCGGCCCGTCCCCCAACAGCCGCAGCCGCAGCAGCCGCAACCCCAGCCGCCGCAGCCGCAGCCGGTACCGCCGCAGCCGCAGCCGCAGCCGCCCGCGCCCCAACCGGTGCCGCCGCAGCCGCAACCGCAGCCCCCGGCGCCCACACCGCCCACGCCGCCGCGCGACACCATCGTGCTGCCGCCCGCCCCCCCGCCTCCCCCGCCGTCGCCGCCCAGCGGGGGAACGGCGGGTGGATCGGGAACGACGCCGGTCGGGCCGCAGTGA
- a CDS encoding D-hexose-6-phosphate mutarotase: MTDASAAVEAGENDLPCVILAHPSGARAEAYAHGAHLTSYVPAGGEEVFFVSRQARFDAASAIRGGVPVVFPQFAEQGPLPKHGFARVAEWALPEAGGADGVARATFVLTDSPETLNLWPHTFLASLVVELDEGGLELRLDVFNRGAEEIRFTAALHSYFRVADVREAAVLGLKGISFHDKELDRDRAQDEDELTVGGPLDRVYRGAPDLLRIRDGAGGRMLVLEKGGFADAVVWNPWIEGAAKLDDMADDEYLQMLCVEVGSVAVPVRLEAGGRWSAWQRVSVESL, translated from the coding sequence ATGACCGACGCATCCGCCGCCGTCGAGGCCGGCGAGAACGATCTGCCGTGCGTGATCCTGGCGCACCCCTCCGGCGCCCGCGCCGAGGCGTACGCGCACGGAGCGCACCTCACCTCGTACGTGCCAGCGGGCGGCGAGGAGGTCTTCTTCGTGAGCCGCCAGGCGCGCTTCGATGCGGCCAGCGCCATCCGAGGTGGCGTCCCCGTCGTCTTTCCGCAGTTCGCGGAGCAGGGGCCGCTCCCCAAGCACGGCTTCGCGCGGGTGGCGGAATGGGCGCTCCCTGAGGCCGGCGGCGCGGATGGAGTGGCGCGGGCCACCTTCGTCCTCACGGATTCGCCGGAAACGCTCAACCTGTGGCCGCACACCTTTCTAGCCTCGCTGGTGGTCGAGCTGGACGAGGGCGGCCTCGAGCTGCGGCTGGACGTCTTCAACCGCGGCGCGGAGGAGATCCGGTTCACGGCGGCGCTGCACAGCTACTTCCGCGTGGCGGACGTGCGCGAGGCGGCGGTGCTCGGGCTGAAGGGGATCTCCTTCCACGACAAGGAGCTGGACCGTGACCGCGCGCAGGACGAGGACGAGCTCACCGTGGGCGGCCCTCTCGACCGTGTCTACCGCGGTGCCCCCGACCTCCTCCGCATCCGCGACGGGGCCGGCGGTCGGATGTTGGTTCTGGAGAAGGGGGGCTTCGCCGACGCCGTCGTGTGGAACCCGTGGATCGAGGGCGCCGCGAAGCTGGACGACATGGCGGACGACGAGTACCTCCAGATGCTCTGCGTGGAGGTGGGGAGCGTCGCCGTGCCGGTGCGCCTGGAGGCGGGCGGCCGCTGGAGCGCGTGGCAGCGGGTTTCCGTGGAATCCCTCTGA
- a CDS encoding EamA family transporter, which produces MMGYLYVVCAAVLWGLLGPASRFALRDGIDPLEIAFWRAAITAVLFGAHAALLRRVRVERRDMPAVFAFGLVGIALFFASYMQAVRLGGASLAAVLLYTAPVWVALLAWLLGWETLGVRKVLALALTLVGVAGLARAAGGEVRVGAGAIFWGLVSGWAYATHYVFGKRYFPRYPTPTLFLYALPLGAAGLLPFFRFHPDKSAATWAVLVFLAVVPTYGSYLLYSAGLRRIEATRAATVATTEPVVAAIAAYLVWGEQLGAAGYLFAAVVLAGVLLVVLADEKSEEGAHPAV; this is translated from the coding sequence ATGATGGGATACCTCTACGTGGTCTGCGCGGCGGTGCTGTGGGGCCTGCTCGGCCCCGCCTCGCGCTTCGCGCTGCGCGACGGCATCGACCCGCTGGAGATCGCGTTCTGGCGCGCGGCGATCACGGCGGTGCTCTTCGGCGCGCACGCGGCATTGCTGCGGCGCGTCAGGGTCGAGCGGCGCGACATGCCCGCGGTGTTCGCGTTCGGGCTGGTGGGGATCGCGCTCTTCTTCGCATCGTACATGCAGGCGGTGCGGCTCGGTGGCGCATCGCTGGCGGCGGTGCTCCTGTACACAGCACCGGTGTGGGTGGCGCTCCTCGCCTGGCTCCTGGGATGGGAGACGCTGGGCGTGCGCAAGGTGCTCGCCCTCGCGCTGACGCTGGTGGGGGTAGCGGGGCTGGCACGCGCGGCGGGCGGGGAGGTGCGCGTGGGGGCGGGCGCGATCTTCTGGGGGCTGGTCTCCGGGTGGGCGTACGCGACGCACTACGTCTTTGGGAAGCGCTACTTCCCGCGCTATCCTACGCCCACGCTCTTCCTCTATGCGCTGCCGCTGGGCGCCGCGGGGCTCCTTCCGTTCTTCCGCTTCCATCCGGACAAGTCCGCGGCCACGTGGGCGGTCCTCGTCTTCCTGGCCGTGGTGCCCACCTACGGCTCGTACCTGCTGTACAGCGCCGGACTCCGCCGCATCGAGGCGACGCGCGCCGCCACCGTCGCCACCACCGAGCCCGTCGTCGCCGCCATCGCCGCGTACCTGGTGTGGGGGGAGCAGCTGGGCGCGGCCGGGTACCTGTTCGCGGCCGTCGTGCTTGCGGGCGTGCTCCTGGTGGTGCTGGCGGATGAGAAAAGCGAAGAGGGTGCTCACCCGGCCGTGTGA
- a CDS encoding outer membrane beta-barrel protein has protein sequence MRLATLVTIGAVAAAFTAGSASAQAGADQSSTRGLGVGVSFNASAVGVGAPREANTGSGVGVSIGYGVNDNLSFFARTNYAYRSSHLDAGVRYSFGSPRAALRPYAELAATRVGTTPAEGFRSTGYGATAGVGVEYFISRKLALDVGVVHSEGRFTSREIEGKPVDGTFRFASSRLNIGLKWRP, from the coding sequence ATGAGGCTTGCAACGTTGGTGACGATCGGCGCGGTCGCGGCGGCATTCACGGCCGGTTCCGCATCCGCACAGGCCGGGGCGGACCAGTCCAGCACGCGCGGGCTGGGCGTGGGCGTGAGCTTCAACGCGAGCGCGGTGGGCGTCGGAGCGCCGAGGGAGGCGAACACGGGGAGCGGGGTCGGCGTTTCGATCGGGTACGGGGTCAACGACAACCTCAGCTTCTTTGCCCGTACGAACTACGCCTACCGCTCGTCGCACCTGGATGCCGGGGTGCGCTACAGCTTCGGCAGTCCGCGCGCGGCGCTGCGTCCGTACGCGGAGCTTGCCGCGACCCGCGTCGGCACCACGCCCGCCGAGGGGTTCCGCTCGACCGGGTACGGAGCGACCGCCGGAGTGGGGGTGGAGTACTTCATCAGCCGCAAGCTCGCGCTGGACGTCGGCGTCGTCCATTCGGAGGGGCGCTTCACCAGCCGGGAGATCGAGGGCAAGCCGGTCGACGGCACGTTCCGCTTCGCCTCGTCGCGGTTGAACATCGGGTTGAAGTGGCGCCCGTAG
- a CDS encoding BrnA antitoxin family protein: MKDEDTTLVRRRLADRRRGETEWARVDALTDQEIEAAVADDPDAAPLLNEEFWANAELVIPAGRKERITLRLDEEVLDHFRRLGRGYQTRINTVLRAYVRQQQATTTRRGA; encoded by the coding sequence ATGAAAGACGAGGATACCACGCTGGTAAGGCGGCGCCTGGCGGATAGGCGCAGGGGCGAAACCGAGTGGGCGCGCGTAGATGCGCTCACGGATCAGGAGATCGAGGCGGCGGTCGCTGATGACCCGGATGCCGCGCCGCTCCTGAACGAGGAGTTCTGGGCGAATGCCGAACTGGTGATCCCCGCGGGAAGGAAGGAGCGGATTACCCTGCGTCTGGACGAGGAGGTGCTGGACCACTTCCGCAGGCTCGGGCGCGGCTACCAGACCCGCATCAACACCGTTCTTCGCGCATACGTCCGCCAGCAGCAGGCAACGACGACGCGGCGTGGTGCGTAG
- a CDS encoding BrnT family toxin — MEELEFEWHQRKRWTNLTKHGIDFEDAIGVFDGPVFVKRSDRSGERRFVAVGVVEGRVVAVTYTVRGDIYRIISARRARTNERRGYHAGKAAPGG, encoded by the coding sequence ATGGAGGAACTGGAGTTCGAGTGGCATCAGCGAAAACGCTGGACGAACCTGACGAAACACGGGATCGACTTCGAAGACGCGATTGGTGTCTTCGATGGGCCGGTGTTCGTGAAGCGGTCGGATCGAAGCGGCGAACGACGTTTCGTCGCGGTCGGAGTGGTGGAGGGCCGGGTAGTCGCGGTCACGTACACAGTGCGCGGTGACATTTACCGCATCATCTCTGCGCGGCGAGCGAGGACGAATGAAAGACGAGGATACCACGCTGGTAAGGCGGCGCCTGGCGGATAG
- the ytxJ gene encoding bacillithiol system redox-active protein YtxJ, protein MQDVTDSQALEQLFGADEAILFKHNTTCPISAMAHEQMTDFEQRHPEAPINIIDIHASRDLSDSIEERTGITHESPQVILLRQGKPVFHESRMEIRADALEQHLGGAASG, encoded by the coding sequence ATGCAGGACGTGACCGACAGCCAGGCGCTGGAGCAGCTCTTCGGCGCCGACGAGGCGATCCTCTTCAAGCACAACACGACGTGCCCCATCAGCGCGATGGCGCACGAGCAGATGACGGACTTCGAGCAGCGCCACCCCGAGGCGCCCATCAACATCATCGACATCCACGCCAGCCGCGACCTCAGCGACAGCATCGAGGAGCGCACCGGGATCACGCACGAGTCGCCGCAGGTGATCCTGCTGCGGCAGGGGAAGCCGGTCTTCCATGAGTCGCGGATGGAGATCCGCGCGGACGCGCTGGAGCAGCACCTGGGCGGCGCCGCCAGCGGGTGA
- a CDS encoding MFS transporter: MTAPARRPPAWATLAALWLLVFSVTTQTMILAPILPRVAEQLRISEGRVAWISTGYSVAVALVAVVAGPVSDRVGRRRMLLAGAAAMTVGLALHALALGFGSFLAVRVLTGAGGGVLTGATAAYVGDYFPPERRGWANGWVMSGMAAGQVLGIPVGTLLAARSGFRAPFLVFAATMGIAWLMIVRWVPHAEVELQRAPLGVRYLLRHYRALLAQREAAVAVLSSFGMFGGTALYILFLPTWLEEARGATPGQVALLFAIGGVATVLTGPAAGRLSDRTGRKRLVIGASIGLALGIAATVPLARSMAGAYLLFGGTMALFAARASPFQAMMAEIVPDRQRGSLMSLSMAVGQAGSGVGSALAGATYAYWGFGGNTVVAACAALAMAALVAVYLPETMRRGRAVRV; encoded by the coding sequence GTGACGGCTCCCGCCCGCCGCCCCCCGGCATGGGCCACGCTGGCGGCGCTCTGGCTCCTCGTCTTCTCCGTCACCACGCAGACGATGATCCTGGCGCCGATCCTTCCCCGCGTGGCGGAGCAGCTCCGCATCTCCGAGGGGCGGGTGGCGTGGATCAGCACCGGATACTCCGTGGCCGTCGCCCTGGTGGCGGTGGTCGCGGGGCCGGTGAGCGACCGGGTAGGCCGGCGGCGGATGCTGCTGGCGGGCGCCGCGGCGATGACGGTGGGGCTGGCGCTGCACGCGCTGGCGCTGGGCTTCGGGTCGTTCCTGGCCGTGCGCGTGCTCACCGGCGCGGGCGGCGGGGTGCTGACCGGCGCCACCGCCGCGTACGTGGGCGACTACTTTCCGCCCGAGCGGCGGGGGTGGGCCAACGGCTGGGTGATGAGCGGGATGGCGGCCGGCCAGGTCCTCGGCATCCCCGTGGGGACGCTGCTGGCCGCGCGCAGCGGCTTCCGCGCTCCATTCCTGGTCTTCGCGGCCACGATGGGGATCGCCTGGCTGATGATCGTTCGCTGGGTGCCGCACGCGGAGGTGGAGCTGCAGCGGGCGCCGCTCGGCGTGCGCTACCTGCTGCGCCACTACCGCGCGCTGCTGGCCCAGCGCGAGGCGGCGGTCGCCGTCCTGTCGAGCTTCGGGATGTTCGGGGGGACGGCGCTGTACATCCTCTTCCTCCCCACCTGGCTGGAGGAGGCGCGCGGCGCGACGCCGGGGCAGGTGGCGCTCCTCTTCGCCATCGGCGGCGTGGCGACGGTGCTCACGGGCCCCGCCGCCGGCCGCCTCTCCGACCGCACGGGGCGCAAGCGGCTGGTGATCGGCGCCAGCATCGGCCTGGCGCTGGGGATCGCGGCGACGGTGCCCCTCGCGCGCTCCATGGCCGGCGCCTACCTCCTCTTCGGGGGGACGATGGCGCTCTTTGCCGCGCGCGCCTCCCCCTTCCAGGCGATGATGGCCGAGATCGTCCCCGACCGGCAGCGCGGCTCGCTGATGAGCCTGTCGATGGCGGTCGGCCAGGCAGGCTCCGGCGTGGGAAGCGCGCTGGCCGGCGCGACGTACGCGTACTGGGGCTTCGGCGGCAACACGGTCGTCGCCGCCTGCGCCGCGCTGGCGATGGCCGCCCTCGTCGCCGTCTACCTGCCTGAGACGATGCGGCGCGGCAGGGCGGTCCGCGTGTAG
- a CDS encoding type II toxin-antitoxin system PemK/MazF family toxin, translated as MDVRRGDVWWAELEEPRGSEPGYRRPVIIVQADSFNRSRIGTVLGVILTSNLRLVDAPGNVLVPGRSVGLAKDSVANISQIMAIDREFLDEQVGRVPPRLMAAVDAGLKLVLGLAG; from the coding sequence GTGGACGTTCGGCGCGGGGATGTCTGGTGGGCCGAGCTCGAAGAGCCGCGCGGCTCCGAGCCGGGGTATCGCCGGCCCGTGATCATCGTGCAGGCCGACTCGTTCAACCGAAGCCGCATTGGCACGGTGCTCGGCGTGATCCTTACGAGCAACCTTCGCCTCGTCGATGCTCCCGGGAACGTGCTGGTCCCGGGCAGGAGTGTGGGCTTGGCCAAGGATTCGGTGGCGAACATCTCGCAGATCATGGCCATCGATCGGGAGTTCCTCGACGAGCAAGTCGGTCGTGTACCGCCCCGGCTCATGGCGGCCGTCGATGCGGGACTGAAGCTCGTGCTCGGCCTTGCCGGATGA